One genomic window of Bactrocera dorsalis isolate Fly_Bdor chromosome 4, ASM2337382v1, whole genome shotgun sequence includes the following:
- the LOC125778407 gene encoding transcription factor mef2A-like, with the protein MIVNMPVTPSGHSPNPLPATAATTNCHDGSSPTHCEYNFLKRKFDGECDLSDCSANVTVSESSNADYQNSTACTTPAWKKRHLQETTSDTTDANSCYNNNATNNYNIYSQHTHNETQMLIDAIQTDENVQNEICVSTSASNATNNNCTTINNNNNNDKANNNNNNNSNNNSNMTFNLISGSSSFINDLFAYDANLIVPVTASLVSQPTNGSADSTLPTFVTPSNVCVNTNYDDGSNWQATDLLELDHRYNSGLQTEIAHLHPTVALKAAEESTLSVVQQSQKHPHPLQQQQQMEASNQSQFLIPEKQVSSPNGNTALSRYRTLPAGGQFFQTQPTQQSMLAQSNTLTDTDADFEDRNLSWLLNFKFDEFPHLSPDLGGNSNNNSRTNTLNNGLHHRNTCSPTSSHKSSSCSPQSSTPHSGVQQNVNDYMRSPKGTTKAGKKFEELVMEVTAEVDGNDMMVAENVVVENSPQRTPKKPPFTYTELIEYALEDKGELTVSGIYQWIS; encoded by the exons ATGATCGTTAATATGCCCGTAACTCCCAGCGGTCACTCGCCAAATCCTTTGCCGGCAACTGCCGCGACCACAAACTGCCACGACGGCAGCTCACCGACGCATTGtgaatataattttctaaaaagaaaatttgacgGTGAGTGTGACTTAAGTGACTGCAGCGCCAACGTCACTGTGTCGGAAAGCAGCAACGCTGATTATCAAAACTCCACGGCCTGCACAACGCCGGCCTGGAAGAAGCGTCACCTGCAAGAAACCACCAGTGATACAACCGATGCAAATTCCTGTTACAATAACAATGCCACCAACAACTACAATATCTACAGTCAGCATACACACAACGAGACACAAATGCTGAtagatgccatacaaaccgatgaAAATGTACAGAATGAAATATGTGTCAGCACAAGTGCCAGCAatgccaccaacaacaactgtactacaattaacaacaacaataacaatgataaagctaacaataataataataataatagtaacaacaacagcaatatgaCATTTAATCTGATAAGCGGCAGCAGTTCCTTCATCAACGATCTCTTCGCCTACGATGCCAATCTGATTGTGCCAGTTACCGCTAGTCTGGTGAGCCAGCCCACCAATGGCAGTGCTGATTCTACATTGCCGACCTTTGTAACACCATCCAATGTCTGTGTAAATACCAACTATGATGATGGCAGCAATTGGCAAGCCACCGATCTGCTAGAGCTCGATCATCGTTATAATTCTGGTTTGCAAACCGAAATCGCACACCTACATCCGACAGTCGCTTTGAAGGCGGCCGAGGAGAGCACACTCAGTGTTGTACAGCAAAGTCAAAAGCACCCACATCcattacagcaacaacagcaaatggaGGCATCCAATCAATCACAGTTTCTAATTCCTGAGAAACAAGTGTCAAGTCCAAATGGCAATACGGCTCTTAGCAGATATCGTACGTTACCAGCAGGCGGTCAATTCTTCCAAACGCAACCTACTCAACAATCTATGCTTGCACAATCAAATACACTGACAGATACAGATGCTGACTTTGAGGACCGCAATCTCTCGTGGttactaaattttaaattcgacGAATTTCCTCATCTTTCCCCAGATTTGGGCGGCAATAGCAATAATAATTCGCGCACGAACACTTTAAATAACGGTTTGCACCACCGGAATACCTGTTCGCCTACATCCTCGCACAAATCGAGCTCCTGCTCTCCACAATCCTCAACTCCTCACTCTGGTGTTCAACAAAATGTTAACGATTACATGCGTTCACCGAAGGGCACTACGAAGGCGGGAAAAAAGTTTGAGGAGCTTGTTATGGAAGTCACCGCCGAGGTGGATGGCAATGATATGATGGTCGCTGAGAATGTTGTAGTCGAGAACTCGCCACAGAGAAC GCCAAAGAAACCACCATTCACGTATACGGAGCTCATTGAATACGCCCTCGAGGATAAGGGTGAACTAACGGTTTCTGGAATATATCAATGGATATCGTAA
- the LOC105227499 gene encoding peptidoglycan-recognition protein SA, with translation MRNSILLLVFSLIFCVIHTFAGKTECPRIKLKRQWGGKPAKALTYQVRPIRYVIIHHTVSGECSDFLRCASILQNTQTYHMNDLDYNDIGFNFLIGNDGIVYEGTGWGVRGAHTYGYNMNGTGIAFIGNYSEKLPSRSALTAAKKLLACGVKEGELDRNYILLAGSQVSSTQSPGLILYNEIQDWDHWSLVP, from the exons ATGCGAAACAGCATTTTGCTTTTAGTGTTTAGCTTGATATTTTGTGTTATTCACACTTTCGCGGGTAAAACCGAATGTCCGCGTATTAAACTGAAACGTCAGTGGGGCGGCAAACCGGCTAAAGCGCTCACTTATCAAGTGCGTCCAATACGTTATGTTATCATTCATCATACCGTCTCCGGTGAGTGTAGTGACTTTTTGAGATGTGCATCGATTCTGCAGAATACCCAAACCTATCATATGAATGATTTGGATTATAATGACATCGGGTTTAA CTTTCTCATCGGCAATGATGGCATTGTTTATGAGGGTACTGGTTGGGGCGTGCGTGGCGCACATACCTATGGCTATAATATGAACGGCACCGGAATTGCTTTCATTGGAAATTATTCAG AGAAACTGCCATCGCGCTCTGCCTTAACTGCAGCGAAGAAGCTTCTGGCTTGTGGTGTGAAGGAAGGTGAATTGGATCGGAATTATATACTCTTAGCTGGTTCGCAAGTTTCCAGCACTCAGAGTCCAGGCTTGATTTTATATAATGAAATACAAGATTGGGATCACTGGTCCTTAGTACCgtaa